The genomic DNA TCTGGTTAATGTCATAACAGAAAAAGCCGAAAGTAACAAACACATATGAGGAGAAACATTCGAGCGTTCAAGGATGAAGAAGGTTGTGCAACCATTCGCGCCTAGCTTCATCGTACATCCAAACGAACGCTTGTCGCCATCGTTCATCCTCCGTAATACGTGCTGTACCGGCAAGATATTCCCGTACAGAAATTGTTCCTTTCATTTGATTTAGGATTACCATGGCTTCTCCGATGCTGTTCTATGCTGGTTTCTCGGGGCTCGTCACTGACTTGCTCTTCTTTGACTCCGGAGGGGTAGAATTTTTCGCTTTGTCCTTCTTCACCTTACTTTCCTTGTACAAGTCGATCAACTCCTGCAATTGCGACTTGTTGTTTGAACCTCTCTTTCTCACTCGTCGCCTCGACCCTGTGACGACAGGTTCCTCAGCTTCATCAGTTGGGTCATCACTGTCGCCGAATCCTTCTGCAAGATCGATAGGCTCTTTGCCACGGCTATTCCGTAATGCTAGAAATTCCTCTTCTATGCGTGCATAGGATCAGGGGCTATGAGGTGGGTCGGTTGACGAAATTCGTAAGTCCCCTGTTGCTGACGATGTTTTGTACATCAGTTGTAAGGCCTCATAATGTTTGCATCCTTTTGACCGAAAAGTCCTGAAGTTACTGTGCCTCTACATTTTATACACATGCAATACTTAGTAACAACGAC from Punica granatum isolate Tunisia-2019 chromosome 2, ASM765513v2, whole genome shotgun sequence includes the following:
- the LOC116197608 gene encoding uncharacterized protein At2g29880-like, with protein sequence MAPKGDGIVKWTDELESAFVDIMVDKFQRTHTSSWKMKDWKQISRELEEKFPGVILGVDKVKTKAQRMKTQYTQFTELIQHTGVGWDGPTNTVKANPDIWDKFIKRHSNFRTFRSKGCKHYEALQLIRGKEPIDLAEGFGDSDDPTDEAEEPVVTGSRRRVRKRGSNNKSQLQELIDLYKESKVKKDKAKNSTPPESKKSKSVTSPEKPA